A stretch of Flavobacterium sp. N1994 DNA encodes these proteins:
- a CDS encoding lipocalin family protein: MKKIIFVSLVSLLIFSCKSTSATSTKLDSKSQVDLKGDWTISSVTYPGSNVIKVTSFDLADSKCFVGSTWKLISNNNKGNFSLTSSKCTAYSTPITWFINKDGEFVMKILDETKAKKVTTGYVLRVANITENSFQLIDKINVAEKMTDVVYQFNRN; the protein is encoded by the coding sequence ATGAAAAAAATTATTTTTGTAAGCTTGGTCTCGCTTTTGATTTTTTCTTGTAAATCAACTTCAGCTACGAGTACTAAATTAGATTCAAAATCACAGGTTGATTTGAAAGGAGACTGGACGATAAGTTCTGTTACTTATCCAGGGTCTAATGTAATAAAAGTAACTTCATTTGATTTGGCAGATTCTAAATGTTTTGTTGGTAGTACTTGGAAACTTATTTCCAACAACAATAAAGGCAATTTTTCATTAACTTCTTCCAAATGTACTGCTTATAGCACCCCTATAACATGGTTTATAAATAAAGATGGAGAGTTTGTCATGAAAATTTTAGATGAAACAAAAGCCAAAAAGGTTACTACTGGTTATGTTTTGAGAGTTGCCAATATTACAGAAAATTCATTTCAATTGATAGACAAAATTAATGTTGCAGAAAAAATGACAGATGTAGTTTATCAATTTAACAGAAATTAA
- the htpG gene encoding molecular chaperone HtpG — MTTGKINVSVENIFPLIKKFLYSDHEIFLRELVSNATDATLKLKHLTSIGEAKVEYGNPIIEVKIDKEGKKLHLIDQGLGMTAEEVEKYINQVAFSGAEEFLEKYKDSAKDSGIIGHFGLGFYSAFMVAEKVEIITKSYKEEPAAHWICDGSPEFTLEPHDKTDRGTEIILHIAEDSLEFLEEYKIRELLTKYNKFMPVPIKFGTRKEKIEQKKGESVAEENKDNIFTEVEVDNIINNPNPAWTKQPVDLTDEDYKNFYRELYPMQFEEPLFNIHLNVDYPFNLTGILYFPKMSADLQLQKDKIQLYQNQVYVTDNVEGIVPEFLGMLKGVIDSPDIPLNVSRSYLQADGNVKKISNYITRKVADKMKSLFNENREDFEKKWNDIKIVLEYGMLSEPKFYEKAGDFVLYPSVDDKYYTLAELKEAITANQTDKNGKLVVLYASNKDAQHGYIEIAKEKGYEVLLLDSPIVSHLIQKLEGDNENLTFVRVDSDHIDKLIQKEDTQISKLSEEESSKLKTVVEEIVPKTNYSVQLEPMDSSAAPFIITQPEFMRRMKEMSQSGGGGMFGMGNFPEMYNLVVNTNSDLATTILNTEDKSAQESLVKQALDLAKISQGLLKGEELTAFVKRSFELIK, encoded by the coding sequence ATGACAACAGGAAAAATTAATGTATCAGTAGAAAACATCTTTCCACTAATCAAGAAGTTTTTATACAGCGACCACGAAATTTTCTTGCGCGAATTAGTATCCAACGCTACGGATGCTACGCTTAAATTAAAACACTTAACCAGCATTGGCGAAGCCAAAGTAGAATATGGCAACCCAATCATCGAAGTAAAAATCGATAAAGAAGGTAAAAAACTTCACCTCATTGATCAAGGTCTTGGCATGACAGCCGAAGAAGTAGAAAAGTATATCAACCAAGTGGCTTTCTCTGGCGCTGAAGAGTTTTTAGAGAAGTATAAAGACTCTGCCAAAGATTCAGGTATCATCGGTCACTTCGGTCTTGGTTTCTATTCGGCCTTCATGGTTGCCGAAAAAGTAGAAATCATTACCAAATCCTATAAAGAGGAACCTGCCGCTCATTGGATTTGTGACGGAAGTCCAGAGTTCACCTTAGAGCCACATGACAAAACCGACAGAGGTACCGAAATCATACTTCATATTGCCGAAGATTCTCTAGAATTTTTAGAAGAATACAAAATCCGTGAACTGTTAACCAAATACAACAAGTTCATGCCAGTGCCCATTAAATTCGGAACACGCAAAGAAAAAATCGAACAGAAAAAAGGGGAAAGCGTTGCAGAAGAAAATAAAGACAATATTTTCACTGAAGTGGAAGTCGATAACATCATCAACAACCCAAATCCAGCTTGGACAAAACAACCTGTTGATTTAACTGATGAAGATTATAAAAACTTCTACCGCGAATTGTATCCAATGCAGTTTGAAGAACCTTTATTCAATATTCATTTAAATGTTGACTATCCTTTCAACCTGACTGGAATTTTATACTTCCCAAAAATGTCTGCCGATTTGCAATTGCAAAAAGATAAAATTCAACTATACCAAAACCAAGTATACGTTACCGATAACGTAGAAGGTATTGTACCTGAATTTTTAGGCATGCTAAAAGGAGTAATAGATTCTCCAGATATTCCACTTAACGTATCCCGTTCTTATCTTCAAGCCGACGGTAACGTAAAGAAAATTTCAAACTACATCACTCGTAAAGTAGCCGATAAAATGAAATCGCTATTCAACGAAAACCGCGAAGACTTCGAGAAAAAATGGAACGACATCAAAATCGTCCTAGAATATGGTATGCTTTCAGAACCTAAATTCTACGAAAAAGCTGGTGACTTCGTATTATACCCATCAGTTGATGATAAATATTACACTTTAGCCGAATTAAAAGAAGCCATCACTGCCAACCAAACCGACAAAAACGGAAAGTTAGTTGTACTTTATGCTTCCAACAAAGATGCACAACATGGCTATATCGAAATTGCTAAAGAAAAAGGGTATGAAGTATTACTATTAGATTCTCCTATAGTTTCACACTTAATCCAAAAACTAGAAGGGGATAACGAAAATCTAACTTTTGTTCGTGTAGATTCTGACCATATCGATAAATTAATCCAAAAAGAAGATACTCAAATTTCAAAACTGTCCGAAGAAGAGTCTTCTAAACTAAAAACCGTAGTAGAAGAAATTGTACCAAAAACAAACTACTCCGTACAATTAGAACCAATGGACAGCTCAGCAGCACCATTCATCATCACGCAACCTGAATTCATGCGTCGTATGAAAGAAATGAGTCAATCTGGTGGTGGCGGAATGTTCGGAATGGGCAACTTCCCTGAAATGTATAACTTAGTGGTGAATACCAACTCTGATTTGGCCACTACCATTCTAAATACAGAAGATAAATCAGCCCAAGAAAGTTTAGTAAAACAAGCCTTAGACTTAGCCAAAATCTCTCAAGGATTACTAAAAGGCGAAGAACTAACGGCATTCGTTAAACGTAGCTTTGAGTTGATTAAATAA
- a CDS encoding DUF2721 domain-containing protein, with product MTLHIETPALLFSATSLILLAYTNRFLTIAQIVRSLKKHYDEVHSKSILLQIKNLNLRLSLIRYMQLFGVLCLFLSVFAMFCLFLEQQVLGIYLFAASLLCLLTSLGISFWEISISVTALRLHLSDLIEDKKSK from the coding sequence ATGACCCTACACATAGAAACCCCAGCCCTTCTCTTCTCAGCAACATCATTAATATTGCTAGCCTACACCAATCGCTTCCTAACCATAGCCCAAATCGTTAGAAGCCTAAAAAAACACTACGACGAAGTCCATAGCAAAAGTATCCTCCTCCAAATCAAAAACCTCAACTTAAGACTATCGCTTATAAGATACATGCAACTTTTCGGGGTATTATGCCTATTCCTTTCCGTTTTTGCTATGTTCTGCCTATTTCTGGAACAACAAGTATTAGGTATATATCTTTTTGCAGCAAGTCTATTATGCCTACTGACCTCTTTAGGAATCTCCTTTTGGGAAATCAGTATCTCAGTGACTGCCTTACGTTTGCATTTAAGTGATTTGATAGAAGACAAGAAAAGTAAATAA
- a CDS encoding T9SS type A sorting domain-containing protein: MKLKLLSFFLFCFSIAVAKSTENPPTGAAIGLKMNGLMGPPNYVQFYFSVKNTGTETLTNVYITEAPGTTPIMYNFTPIASLAPGEVVMFNGYKYGALCYDISQTIVHATTSDTSVITDLSSDPTNYEIVNGYPEYGSYYNDIPTQSFYSVNVSATENAVYQDLNGNSIVDVGDCINYTYEVNSIVPYTIIDDNAIVNPTQGLITTGIHYLTNSDINIGYVYNNSYVVYTTECFTNDMPFIDDTPCYSCPNPGYNIVTKITDLTPHTISGKVKLNNNNDNCATGVNFPNRRIAATNNTNTFTSFTNTSGDYYIMVPNMSTNYDILASIDLNSHFTSNPSSTNVSTYNSVNPIDYNNNNFCIGSIGNYTNLSVGMFKTNEAIPGNIANYKIHFTNNGSTNLSGSIQLTFDNGKLTLSNAYPAQNSATANTLTWNYTNLLPFESRYIDLAFTVSTTAIMGSSLPFSVIANPIAGDDYPSDNTFTWNQTVRSSFDPNDKTVIEGRFIDIGQTNDYLNYVTQFQNTGTANATTVVIKETLDSKLDWDTFEPIASSHNANIQIRNGNEVTYTFSNINLPYESANEPASHGWMAYRIKPKATIALWDIMSSSSAIYFDYNPPIYTNTVTTQVTALATTNFIKNNFSVYPNPATSFITIEAKTNVDANYEIIDINGKSLLKGTIQSLQPINIATLQSGFYFVTIKTEQEKTTYKLIKN; the protein is encoded by the coding sequence ATGAAACTAAAATTACTTTCTTTCTTTTTATTTTGTTTTTCTATTGCAGTAGCAAAATCTACTGAAAATCCTCCGACGGGAGCTGCAATCGGATTAAAGATGAATGGATTAATGGGGCCTCCTAATTATGTTCAGTTTTATTTTTCTGTAAAAAATACTGGTACCGAAACGCTGACCAATGTATATATAACAGAAGCCCCGGGAACAACCCCTATTATGTATAATTTTACACCGATTGCCAGTTTGGCTCCAGGCGAAGTAGTTATGTTTAATGGATATAAATACGGTGCTTTGTGTTATGACATAAGCCAAACCATTGTCCATGCCACCACTTCAGATACCTCCGTAATTACTGATTTATCATCCGACCCAACAAATTATGAAATTGTTAATGGCTATCCAGAATATGGTTCCTATTATAACGATATCCCAACCCAATCATTTTATTCTGTAAATGTCAGCGCTACAGAAAATGCAGTATACCAGGATTTAAATGGCAATAGTATAGTAGATGTTGGCGACTGCATTAATTATACCTATGAAGTAAACAGTATCGTTCCCTACACAATTATTGATGATAATGCAATTGTAAATCCTACTCAAGGACTAATCACAACCGGTATTCATTATCTTACCAATTCAGATATAAATATTGGCTACGTATATAACAACTCTTATGTAGTATATACAACCGAATGTTTTACAAATGATATGCCTTTTATAGATGATACTCCCTGCTATTCATGCCCAAATCCAGGGTACAATATAGTTACCAAAATAACCGATCTGACACCGCATACAATTTCAGGTAAAGTCAAGCTAAACAATAATAATGACAATTGCGCAACTGGAGTTAATTTCCCTAACCGTAGGATAGCTGCAACCAACAATACTAATACATTTACTTCTTTCACAAATACATCTGGAGATTACTATATTATGGTGCCTAACATGAGCACTAATTATGATATCCTAGCGTCAATAGATTTAAATAGTCATTTTACTAGTAATCCTTCTTCTACAAATGTCTCAACATACAATTCTGTAAATCCAATAGATTATAACAATAATAATTTTTGCATAGGTTCAATAGGGAATTATACAAATCTTAGTGTGGGCATGTTCAAAACCAATGAAGCTATCCCTGGCAACATTGCAAATTATAAAATCCATTTTACCAATAACGGAAGTACCAATCTAAGTGGGAGCATACAATTGACATTTGACAATGGAAAATTAACTTTATCCAATGCCTACCCTGCTCAGAACAGTGCTACTGCCAATACCTTAACATGGAATTACACTAATCTTCTACCTTTCGAAAGCCGCTATATTGATTTGGCTTTTACTGTATCAACGACAGCCATTATGGGCTCCTCACTACCTTTTTCAGTAATTGCCAATCCTATTGCTGGTGATGACTATCCATCTGATAATACCTTTACGTGGAATCAAACCGTAAGAAGCTCCTTCGACCCAAATGATAAAACCGTTATCGAAGGTAGATTTATCGATATCGGACAAACCAATGATTATTTAAATTATGTCACTCAATTCCAAAACACAGGAACCGCAAACGCAACAACCGTTGTAATAAAAGAGACCTTAGATTCAAAATTAGACTGGGATACCTTTGAACCCATAGCATCAAGCCACAACGCCAACATTCAAATCAGAAACGGAAACGAAGTTACCTATACTTTTTCCAACATCAATTTGCCATATGAATCAGCAAACGAACCAGCAAGTCACGGTTGGATGGCCTACCGAATCAAACCTAAAGCAACAATAGCCCTGTGGGACATTATGTCTTCCAGCTCTGCCATTTACTTTGATTATAATCCTCCAATATACACCAATACCGTAACAACACAGGTAACTGCTTTGGCTACAACCAACTTTATCAAAAATAACTTTTCAGTATATCCAAACCCAGCAACAAGCTTCATTACCATAGAAGCCAAAACTAATGTTGATGCTAATTATGAAATCATAGATATCAACGGAAAATCACTGCTAAAAGGAACTATCCAAAGCTTGCAACCTATAAATATTGCTACGCTACAATCCGGTTTTTATTTCGTAACCATCAAAACAGAACAGGAAAAAACTACCTATAAATTAATTAAAAACTAA